The following proteins are co-located in the Pseudomonas fluorescens genome:
- a CDS encoding DUF4174 domain-containing protein, whose amino-acid sequence MLIRSLTLATLMAFTGPLLAADDINPLKQDLGKSRPLVVVELDSGNETLATLKKQLDEPANKQSFEERSMVFYTVKFGSIGAEGEKFAKDPKDNKKLTPPETNALIRALKLGAGSGTKVILVGKDGEKKVEKTVPPDTLDLKAFFSAIDQMPQAEKDLAAPAEPEPAAPAPAKGAKAAKPAKPGSKPAAQPLDD is encoded by the coding sequence ATGCTCATCCGGTCGCTGACCCTGGCTACCTTGATGGCTTTTACGGGGCCGCTGTTGGCCGCGGATGATATCAACCCGCTCAAACAGGACTTGGGCAAGTCCCGTCCGTTGGTGGTGGTGGAGTTGGATTCCGGCAACGAAACGTTGGCCACCCTCAAGAAACAGCTGGACGAGCCTGCCAACAAGCAGTCCTTTGAAGAGCGCAGCATGGTCTTCTACACCGTCAAGTTCGGCAGTATCGGTGCTGAAGGGGAGAAGTTCGCCAAGGACCCGAAGGACAACAAAAAGCTCACGCCGCCTGAAACCAACGCGTTGATCCGCGCCCTCAAGTTGGGTGCCGGCAGCGGCACCAAGGTGATTCTGGTGGGTAAGGACGGCGAGAAGAAAGTCGAGAAAACCGTGCCACCGGATACCCTCGATCTGAAGGCGTTTTTCAGCGCCATCGACCAGATGCCCCAGGCCGAAAAAGACTTGGCCGCGCCTGCCGAACCGGAGCCTGCCGCCCCTGCTCCAGCCAAGGGTGCCAAAGCTGCCAAGCCGGCAAAACCCGGCAGCAAGCCTGCCGCGCAACCACTCGATGATTGA
- a CDS encoding acyltransferase family protein encodes MDIAKGIGILMIVYGHSWFVANSPDLQYPIIASFILPLFFFLSGVFFKPEQPFVEMAIRKADGLLKPFFFTMLVYVIVRAVLRGQPLLPDIGGVLYASVDTIPWQALWFLPHFWVAILFSWLMLRLIQRLKLPLPVSCLLIVAQLLIGIWVLPWFWQIPVTVGGHTWTLPGLPFSLEITLISSTYFIYGYLLRDWLRRHEGSLLTMVIAVALFAAVFLYSHATMDLAQRRYDHWLWTSLLAVIGVYACWAFARVLMVSAVITRAMTYIGQSTLILLIFHGEIQHKTVDLMERLGLHPLLAACLGLVVAVVVPLLIGEVIKRVAFLRFFYFPFPVRKAPKT; translated from the coding sequence ATGGATATTGCCAAAGGCATCGGCATCCTGATGATCGTGTATGGCCACAGCTGGTTTGTCGCTAACTCGCCGGACCTGCAGTATCCGATCATTGCCTCGTTCATATTGCCGTTGTTCTTTTTCTTGTCCGGGGTGTTCTTCAAGCCCGAACAACCGTTTGTGGAAATGGCGATACGCAAGGCCGACGGCCTGCTCAAGCCATTTTTCTTCACCATGCTGGTGTACGTGATCGTGCGCGCGGTGTTGCGCGGGCAACCGCTGCTGCCGGATATCGGCGGTGTGCTGTACGCCTCGGTGGACACCATTCCGTGGCAAGCCCTGTGGTTTCTGCCGCATTTCTGGGTGGCGATTCTGTTCAGTTGGTTGATGCTGCGACTGATCCAGCGTCTGAAACTGCCACTGCCGGTGAGCTGCCTGCTGATAGTGGCGCAATTGCTGATCGGTATTTGGGTATTGCCGTGGTTCTGGCAAATCCCGGTGACCGTCGGCGGGCACACCTGGACGCTGCCCGGCCTGCCCTTCAGCCTTGAGATCACCTTGATCAGCAGCACCTATTTCATCTACGGCTACCTGTTGCGCGACTGGCTGCGCAGGCATGAGGGCTCGCTGCTGACGATGGTGATTGCGGTAGCGTTGTTTGCCGCCGTGTTCCTCTACAGCCACGCCACCATGGACTTGGCACAACGGCGCTACGACCACTGGTTGTGGACCAGCCTGCTGGCGGTGATTGGCGTGTACGCGTGCTGGGCATTCGCGCGGGTACTGATGGTGTCGGCCGTGATCACGCGGGCGATGACGTATATCGGCCAATCGACCCTGATCCTGTTGATCTTCCATGGTGAAATCCAGCACAAGACCGTCGACCTGATGGAGCGCCTGGGTCTGCATCCCCTCCTGGCCGCTTGCCTGGGCCTGGTGGTGGCGGTGGTCGTGCCGTTGCTGATCGGCGAAGTGATCAAGCGGGTGGCGTTCTTGCGGTTTTTCTACTTTCCGTTCCCGGTGCGTAAAGCCCCAAAAACCTGA
- a CDS encoding glutathione S-transferase N-terminal domain-containing protein — protein sequence MYTLYGIDESGSCMIEIALQRCAVPWRRIDASSWQHSEGSEALARINPLKQIPTLVTPDGQVLTESAAILIHLGLEFPASQLLAGNRAQILRGLVYIAANCYSAIGIIDYPQRWLGDADDAVQAQLISGTRRYLHHAWVVFAEQFADQLFAPSALPNALGIMAAAVSRWDEAREVLGNLAPGFAQTLAHVDSDPVVAPVFARHWPDWDVS from the coding sequence ATGTACACGCTCTACGGCATTGATGAATCCGGCTCCTGCATGATCGAAATTGCCCTGCAGCGTTGCGCAGTACCGTGGCGCCGCATCGACGCCAGCTCCTGGCAACACAGCGAGGGCAGCGAAGCCCTCGCACGGATTAACCCGCTCAAACAGATACCGACCCTGGTCACCCCCGATGGGCAGGTGCTGACCGAAAGCGCCGCTATCCTGATCCACCTGGGCCTGGAGTTTCCCGCTTCCCAGCTGCTGGCCGGCAACCGCGCGCAGATCCTGCGCGGCCTGGTGTACATCGCCGCCAATTGCTACTCGGCAATCGGCATCATCGACTACCCGCAGCGCTGGCTGGGGGATGCGGATGACGCGGTGCAGGCGCAATTGATCAGCGGTACGCGCCGTTATCTGCATCATGCGTGGGTGGTGTTCGCCGAGCAGTTTGCCGACCAGTTGTTCGCCCCGAGCGCGCTGCCGAATGCGCTCGGCATCATGGCCGCCGCGGTGTCGCGTTGGGACGAGGCGCGCGAGGTGTTGGGCAACTTGGCGCCAGGCTTTGCCCAGACACTGGCCCATGTGGATAGCGACCCGGTCGTGGCGCCCGTCTTTGCGCGACATTGGCCGGACTGGGACGTCTCGTAA
- a CDS encoding DNA polymerase II, translating to MDLQQGFVLTRHWRDTPAGTEVSFWLATDLGPRCIRLPMQTSVMFIPEAHRKHLDWLLKDERDIELRPLQLCDFHHRQVLGLYTRQHRQMMDLEKRLRAAGVDVYEGDVRPPERYMMERFITAPVWFGGTPDADGTVLDAQMKPAPDYRPPLKLVSLDIETTAQGDLYSIALEGCGERQVYMLGPPNKTDAVDFKLDYCDTRAQLLERLNVWLATHDPDAIIGWNVVQFDLRVLHEHAQRLNVPLLLGRGGEAMAWREHGSRNHYFAAAAGRLIIDGIEALRSATWSFESFSLENVAQTLLGEGKDISTPYQRMDEINRMFAEDKPALARYNLKDCELVTRIFEKTELLKFLLERASVTGLPADRNGGSVAAFTHLYMPLMHRQGFVAPNLGDKPPQASPGGFVMDSRPGLYESVLVLDYKSLYPSIIRSFLIDPVGLIEGLKHPDDSESVEGFRGARFSRSRHCLPSIVARVSEGREVAKREHNAPLSQALKIIMNAFYGVLGSSGCRFFDTRLASSITLRGHQIMRQTRELVEAKGYEVIYGDTDSTFVWLGGAHSQEDASRIGQELVQYVNAWWRAHLLNEFGLQSALELQYETHFSRFLMPTIRGAEEGSKKRYAGLVVRADGSEDMIYKGLETVRSDWSPLARQFQQELYQRIFHRQPHQDYVRDYVRRTLSGELDDLLIYRKRLRRQLDDYERNVPPHVRAARLADEYNDRLGRPRQYQRGGWIRYVISVNGPEPLEVRQAPIDYDHYVTRQLQPVADAILPFVNDDFGTLVGGQMGLF from the coding sequence GTGGATTTACAGCAGGGTTTTGTCCTGACCCGGCATTGGCGCGACACCCCGGCGGGCACGGAGGTCAGTTTCTGGCTGGCCACGGATCTCGGGCCGCGGTGTATCCGCCTACCCATGCAAACCTCGGTCATGTTTATCCCCGAGGCCCATCGCAAGCATCTGGATTGGCTGCTCAAGGACGAGCGCGATATCGAACTGCGCCCGTTGCAACTGTGTGACTTCCATCATCGCCAGGTCCTGGGCCTTTACACCCGCCAACACCGCCAAATGATGGACCTGGAAAAACGCCTGCGTGCCGCGGGCGTTGATGTGTACGAAGGCGACGTGCGGCCGCCCGAGCGCTACATGATGGAGCGTTTCATCACCGCACCGGTATGGTTCGGTGGCACACCGGACGCCGATGGCACGGTGCTTGACGCCCAGATGAAACCTGCGCCCGACTACCGCCCGCCGCTGAAACTGGTGTCCCTGGACATCGAGACCACCGCCCAAGGCGACCTGTATTCCATTGCCCTCGAAGGCTGCGGCGAGCGCCAGGTCTACATGCTCGGTCCGCCGAACAAGACCGACGCCGTCGACTTCAAACTCGACTACTGCGACACCCGCGCCCAATTGCTCGAACGCCTCAACGTGTGGCTCGCCACCCATGACCCCGACGCGATCATCGGCTGGAATGTGGTGCAGTTCGACCTGCGTGTACTCCACGAACATGCCCAGCGCCTCAACGTGCCATTGCTGCTCGGCCGTGGAGGTGAAGCCATGGCCTGGCGTGAGCATGGCAGCCGCAATCACTATTTTGCTGCAGCAGCGGGGCGCCTGATTATCGACGGCATCGAAGCCCTGCGTTCGGCCACCTGGAGTTTCGAGTCCTTCAGCCTGGAAAACGTCGCACAAACCCTGCTTGGCGAAGGCAAGGACATCTCCACGCCGTACCAACGCATGGATGAGATCAACCGCATGTTCGCCGAGGACAAGCCCGCGCTGGCACGCTACAACCTCAAGGACTGCGAGCTGGTCACGCGGATTTTCGAGAAGACCGAGCTGCTCAAGTTCCTGCTGGAACGGGCCAGCGTCACCGGGTTGCCGGCCGACCGCAACGGCGGCTCCGTCGCCGCGTTCACCCATCTGTACATGCCGTTGATGCACCGCCAGGGCTTTGTCGCGCCGAACCTGGGCGACAAACCACCGCAGGCCAGCCCTGGCGGGTTTGTCATGGACTCGCGGCCCGGCCTCTACGAGTCGGTGCTGGTGCTGGATTACAAAAGCCTCTACCCGTCAATTATCCGCAGCTTCCTGATCGACCCGGTCGGTCTGATCGAAGGCCTCAAGCACCCCGACGACAGCGAGTCGGTGGAAGGTTTTCGCGGTGCGCGTTTTTCGCGTAGCCGGCACTGCTTGCCGTCCATCGTCGCACGCGTTTCCGAAGGGCGCGAAGTGGCTAAGCGCGAACACAACGCGCCACTGTCCCAAGCCCTGAAAATCATCATGAACGCTTTCTATGGTGTGCTCGGGTCCAGCGGCTGTCGGTTCTTCGACACCCGGTTGGCGTCGTCAATCACCCTGCGTGGCCACCAGATCATGCGCCAGACACGTGAGTTGGTTGAGGCCAAGGGCTATGAGGTGATCTACGGCGATACCGACTCCACGTTCGTGTGGCTGGGCGGCGCTCATTCCCAAGAGGACGCCAGCCGCATCGGCCAGGAATTAGTGCAGTACGTCAATGCCTGGTGGCGTGCGCACTTGCTCAATGAGTTCGGCCTGCAAAGCGCCCTGGAACTGCAATACGAAACCCATTTCAGCCGCTTCCTCATGCCGACCATTCGCGGTGCGGAGGAGGGCAGCAAAAAGCGTTACGCCGGCTTGGTCGTGCGCGCCGATGGCAGTGAAGACATGATCTACAAAGGCCTGGAAACCGTGCGCAGTGACTGGTCGCCCCTGGCCCGGCAATTCCAGCAGGAACTCTACCAGCGCATCTTCCATCGTCAGCCTCACCAAGACTACGTGCGCGACTATGTGCGTCGAACCTTGAGCGGCGAACTCGACGACCTGCTGATCTACCGCAAGCGCCTGCGGCGTCAGCTGGATGACTACGAACGTAACGTCCCGCCCCATGTGCGTGCTGCGCGTCTGGCGGATGAATACAACGACCGCCTCGGGCGCCCACGTCAATACCAGCGCGGTGGCTGGATCCGTTACGTGATCAGCGTCAACGGCCCGGAACCGCTGGAGGTGCGGCAGGCGCCGATCGACTACGACCACTACGTTACGAGGCAATTGCAGCCGGTTGCCGATGCGATCCTGCCGTTCGTAAACGATGATTTCGGCACCTTGGTCGGCGGGCAAATGGGCCTGTTCTAA
- a CDS encoding GNAT family N-acetyltransferase — protein sequence MTQITLTGTTVELQPLQREHAAALVEAAADGELWNLNVTNVPGPETVGKYLDLALAGRAAGTMIPFAIVRRDGGQVVGSTRFWKVDRVNRKLEIGHTFLAQSTQKTAVNTESKLLLLTYAFDVLECVRVQFTTDELNEKSRAAILRLGAVQEGIVRHERIMPDGRKRNSVRFSIIDSEWPQVKANLQAKLLR from the coding sequence ATGACCCAGATCACGCTGACCGGCACTACGGTCGAACTCCAACCCCTGCAACGTGAACATGCGGCTGCGCTGGTCGAAGCTGCCGCCGACGGCGAGCTTTGGAACCTCAACGTCACCAACGTGCCCGGCCCCGAAACGGTCGGCAAGTACCTAGACCTCGCCCTGGCCGGGCGTGCGGCCGGCACCATGATCCCGTTTGCCATCGTGCGTCGCGACGGCGGCCAGGTGGTCGGCAGTACACGCTTCTGGAAGGTTGACCGGGTGAACCGCAAGCTCGAAATCGGCCATACCTTTTTGGCGCAATCGACGCAAAAAACTGCGGTCAACACCGAATCCAAATTGTTGCTGCTGACCTACGCCTTCGACGTGCTGGAGTGTGTGCGGGTGCAGTTCACCACCGATGAACTCAACGAAAAATCCCGCGCCGCCATCCTGCGTCTGGGGGCCGTGCAAGAAGGCATCGTGCGTCACGAACGCATCATGCCCGACGGGCGCAAGCGCAACTCGGTGCGCTTCAGCATCATCGATTCGGAATGGCCGCAGGTGAAGGCCAATTTGCAGGCCAAGCTTCTGCGATAG